The following are encoded together in the Sphingomicrobium clamense genome:
- a CDS encoding class I SAM-dependent methyltransferase gives MTDGGRVAGSFRDRAGQVYRHEGRILRSVTKGAAAAAYEAARDAGLYGRLVKKGLLVGLKEVEAPAALACDDVAYWLEHPTLPFISHPYEWPFALWKKAAITQLRVHLEALKDGFTLSDATAYNIQFDGVTPRFIDHLSIQPYEEGEAWVGHYQFVSQFLGPLLLWDKVGIAPNHWMRGALEGIAPEDLAKMLPWKAKWSPVVLAHVVGLAALQKKRLATTPAEARAAKEKAKLPKARFVAILEGLKAYIEGLQPPGGESVWGEYADNTSYSSDEQQQKADFIGKLAADTKGLTFDIGCNSGDYSVAALEAGASRVIGFDFDHNALNLAVSRAEQEKLAFTPIWLDAANPSPDQGWAEREREGFARRVRGDAMVALAVVHHIAIGRNVPLDEVVGWLMDMAPDGIIEFPDKQDNMVKTLLAMREDIFDDYTEEDFRAAIEKRGRIVDELRLVDGHRLLVRYSR, from the coding sequence ATGACTGACGGGGGGCGCGTGGCCGGTTCATTCCGTGACCGGGCAGGGCAGGTGTATCGCCACGAAGGGCGCATCCTTCGTTCAGTAACCAAAGGCGCCGCCGCCGCGGCCTATGAGGCCGCGCGCGATGCCGGGCTCTACGGCCGGCTGGTCAAGAAGGGCCTGCTGGTCGGGCTCAAGGAAGTCGAGGCCCCCGCAGCGCTCGCCTGTGACGATGTCGCCTATTGGCTCGAACATCCCACGCTGCCCTTTATCTCGCATCCCTACGAATGGCCATTCGCACTCTGGAAGAAGGCAGCGATCACGCAGCTTCGCGTGCATCTCGAGGCTTTGAAGGACGGCTTCACCCTGTCCGATGCGACCGCCTACAACATCCAGTTCGATGGCGTGACCCCGCGCTTCATCGACCATCTGTCGATCCAGCCCTATGAAGAAGGCGAGGCATGGGTCGGCCACTACCAGTTCGTCAGCCAGTTCCTCGGCCCGCTCCTCCTATGGGACAAGGTCGGCATCGCGCCCAACCATTGGATGCGCGGCGCCCTCGAAGGCATTGCGCCCGAAGACCTCGCCAAGATGCTGCCGTGGAAAGCCAAATGGTCGCCGGTCGTGCTCGCTCATGTCGTCGGCCTCGCCGCGCTCCAGAAAAAGCGGCTTGCGACGACGCCCGCCGAAGCGCGCGCCGCCAAGGAGAAGGCGAAGCTGCCCAAGGCACGTTTCGTCGCGATCCTCGAAGGACTGAAAGCCTATATCGAAGGCTTGCAGCCGCCCGGGGGCGAAAGCGTCTGGGGCGAATATGCCGACAATACCAGCTATTCCTCGGACGAACAGCAGCAGAAGGCTGACTTCATCGGCAAGCTCGCCGCCGATACCAAGGGCCTGACCTTCGATATCGGCTGCAATAGCGGCGACTATTCGGTGGCCGCGCTCGAGGCAGGCGCGAGCCGCGTCATCGGCTTCGACTTCGACCATAATGCGCTGAACCTCGCGGTGAGCCGAGCCGAACAGGAAAAGCTCGCCTTCACGCCGATCTGGCTCGACGCCGCCAACCCGTCGCCCGATCAGGGCTGGGCGGAGCGCGAGCGTGAGGGGTTTGCCCGTCGCGTGCGGGGCGACGCGATGGTCGCGTTGGCGGTCGTTCACCACATCGCCATCGGCCGCAACGTGCCGCTCGACGAGGTGGTGGGCTGGCTGATGGACATGGCGCCTGACGGGATCATCGAGTTCCCCGACAAGCAGGACAATATGGTCAAGACACTGCTGGCGATGCGCGAGGATATTTTCGACGATTATACCGAAGAGGATTTCCGCGCGGCGATCGAAAAGCGGGGCCGAATCGTCGACGAGTTGCGGCTGGTCGACGGCCACCGTTTGCTGGTGCGCTACTCGCGTTAG
- the lepA gene encoding translation elongation factor 4, producing the protein MTDLKKIRNFSIIAHIDHGKSTLADRLIQQTGGLTQREMREQVLDNMDIEKERGITIKSQTVRLNWQAADGVTYELNLMDTPGHVDFAYEVSRSLAACEGALLVVDAAQGVEAQTLANVYQSIEHDHEIVPVINKIDLPAAEPDRVKLEIEEVIGLDSADAVEASAKTGIGIEDILQAIVDKIPAPTGDRDKPLKAMLVDSWYDPYLGVVILVRVQDGVIKKGQQIKFMNAGSEHLIDRVGCFTPKRVELPELGPGEIGFITAQIKEVAQTAVGDTITTVKNPTEKALPGFKEVQPVVFCGLFPVDAADFEKLRESLYKLRLNDASFSFEMETSAALGFGFRCGFLGLLHLEIIQERLTREYDLDLITTAPSVVYRMDLSHTKNEDAMVLELHNPADMPDVNRINFIEEPWIKATIYTPDEYLGGILKLCQDRRGIQKELTYVGGRAQVVYELPLNEVVFDFYDRLKSISKGYASFDYEQIGYREGDLVKMSILVNEEAVDALSMIVHRGTAEERGRGMCERLKELIPRHLFKIPIQAAIGGKIIARETISAMRKDVTAKCYGGDATRKRKLLEKQKKGKAKMREYGNVSIPQEAFIAALKMGDES; encoded by the coding sequence ATGACCGACCTTAAAAAGATCCGTAATTTCAGTATCATCGCGCACATCGACCACGGGAAGTCGACGCTTGCCGACCGGTTGATCCAGCAAACCGGCGGGCTGACGCAGCGCGAGATGCGTGAGCAAGTCCTTGATAACATGGATATCGAGAAGGAACGCGGGATCACGATCAAGTCGCAGACGGTGCGGCTGAATTGGCAGGCGGCGGACGGGGTGACGTATGAGCTCAACCTGATGGACACGCCCGGCCACGTCGATTTCGCCTACGAAGTCAGCCGGAGCCTCGCGGCGTGCGAGGGCGCGCTGTTGGTGGTCGATGCGGCGCAGGGGGTCGAGGCGCAGACGCTGGCCAATGTCTACCAGTCGATCGAGCATGACCATGAGATCGTGCCGGTGATCAACAAGATCGACCTGCCCGCGGCCGAACCCGATCGCGTGAAGTTGGAGATCGAGGAAGTCATCGGGCTGGACAGCGCGGACGCGGTTGAAGCGAGCGCGAAGACGGGCATCGGCATCGAAGACATCCTGCAAGCGATCGTCGACAAGATCCCCGCCCCCACGGGCGACCGCGACAAGCCCTTGAAGGCGATGCTCGTCGACAGCTGGTACGACCCGTATCTGGGCGTCGTAATCCTCGTCCGCGTGCAGGACGGGGTGATCAAGAAGGGCCAGCAGATCAAGTTCATGAACGCGGGCAGCGAGCACCTCATCGACCGCGTCGGCTGCTTTACCCCTAAGCGGGTCGAGCTGCCCGAACTGGGCCCGGGCGAGATCGGCTTCATCACCGCGCAGATCAAGGAAGTCGCGCAGACCGCGGTCGGCGACACGATCACGACGGTCAAGAACCCGACCGAAAAGGCGCTCCCGGGCTTCAAGGAAGTGCAGCCGGTGGTCTTCTGCGGCCTGTTCCCGGTCGACGCGGCGGACTTCGAGAAGCTCCGCGAAAGCCTCTACAAGCTACGCCTCAACGATGCCTCGTTCAGCTTCGAGATGGAGACGAGCGCGGCGCTGGGCTTCGGCTTCCGCTGCGGCTTCCTCGGCCTCTTGCACCTCGAGATCATCCAGGAGCGTCTGACGCGCGAATATGACCTCGACCTGATCACCACCGCGCCGAGCGTGGTGTACCGCATGGACCTGTCGCATACCAAGAATGAGGATGCGATGGTGCTGGAGCTGCACAATCCGGCCGACATGCCCGACGTCAACCGGATCAACTTCATCGAGGAGCCGTGGATCAAGGCGACGATCTACACCCCCGACGAATATCTCGGCGGTATCCTGAAACTGTGCCAGGACCGGCGCGGGATCCAGAAGGAGCTGACCTACGTCGGCGGGCGTGCGCAGGTGGTCTACGAATTGCCGCTCAACGAAGTGGTGTTCGATTTCTACGACCGGCTGAAGTCGATTTCGAAGGGCTATGCCAGCTTCGACTATGAACAGATCGGCTATCGCGAGGGCGACCTCGTCAAGATGAGCATCCTGGTCAACGAGGAAGCGGTCGACGCGCTCTCCATGATCGTCCACCGCGGCACCGCCGAAGAACGCGGCCGCGGCATGTGCGAGCGGCTAAAAGAGCTGATTCCACGCCACTTGTTCAAGATTCCCATTCAGGCGGCGATCGGTGGGAAAATTATTGCGAGAGAAACTATCTCGGCGATGCGGAAAGACGTTACTGCCAAGTGCTACGGTGGCGACGCTACCCGGAAGCGCAAGCTTCTAGAGAAGCAGAAAAAAGGCAAAGCTAAGATGCGTGAGTATGGGAACGTCAGTATCCCGCAAGAAGCATTCATCGCCGCCCTAAAGATGGGCGACGAGAGCTGA
- a CDS encoding hybrid sensor histidine kinase/response regulator, producing the protein MANWGDRESPSLGGELFQGVPGAPREAAPDFEFSALLAIADTLPVMVAYCGCDQKYLFLNKTLANWFERPRSEILGKRIDEVMSAEAYALRRSSIERALSGEEVVLPAEFQHPTRGRCYTKATYRPHLDSDGDVIGLVMIVEDITDHRTAMEHQDARFRAVFESMEMAALLDLDARIIEMNQKILKKLGVTMEDVAGRPVLEVPFISSIPESQQALRVIVEGAQAGKEGAVEIDVVQGGEHGVHLVSVRPVLGKNGEPEFLIIDARDLSELKIAQEQLRQAQKMEALGQLTGGIAHDFNNLLTVVVGGLDMINRRVEDAKTAAYATNALAAAERGARLTGQLLAFSRAQKLEVRPSNIAQLIEQARPLLRNVLGPGIEKRFFIDEDVCPAMADPTQLEVALLNLAVNARDAMPDGGCLCFGLHKIEIEEDPEVEPGDYLELSVQDTGSGMDEDVRARVFEPFFTTKDVGKGTGLGLSMVYGMARQSGGTARIESTPGKGTTVTLLLRCAEEDVLADDSRPNDAIAKGRRDDRSVLVVDDDDAVRTFMVETLRDEGFVVHEAADGRDALEWFAEEHPDLVVLDYIMPGLTGAEVARQMLEETPGQPILFVSGYSETDAIRASAPDAKLLAKPFRGDALVDALRNLVEAD; encoded by the coding sequence ATGGCGAACTGGGGGGATCGCGAGTCGCCGTCTCTAGGCGGTGAGCTCTTTCAAGGCGTGCCCGGCGCGCCCCGCGAGGCTGCACCCGATTTCGAATTCTCGGCATTGCTGGCGATTGCCGACACGCTTCCGGTGATGGTCGCCTATTGCGGTTGCGATCAGAAATATCTCTTCCTCAACAAGACGCTCGCCAACTGGTTCGAACGTCCGCGGTCCGAAATCCTCGGCAAGCGCATCGATGAAGTCATGAGCGCCGAAGCCTATGCCCTGCGGCGCTCGTCGATCGAGCGCGCCCTCTCGGGAGAGGAAGTGGTCCTCCCCGCCGAGTTCCAGCATCCCACCCGCGGCCGCTGCTACACGAAGGCAACCTATCGCCCGCACCTCGATAGTGATGGCGACGTCATCGGGCTCGTCATGATCGTCGAGGACATCACCGATCATCGCACGGCCATGGAGCATCAGGACGCGCGCTTCAGGGCCGTGTTCGAAAGCATGGAGATGGCCGCACTGCTCGACCTCGATGCGCGCATCATCGAGATGAACCAAAAGATTCTCAAGAAGTTGGGCGTCACCATGGAGGACGTGGCGGGGCGCCCGGTGCTTGAGGTGCCCTTCATCTCGTCGATCCCGGAAAGCCAGCAGGCGCTTCGAGTCATCGTCGAAGGCGCACAGGCCGGTAAGGAAGGCGCGGTCGAAATCGACGTCGTCCAGGGCGGCGAGCATGGCGTGCACCTTGTCTCGGTGCGACCGGTCCTGGGCAAGAATGGTGAACCCGAATTCCTGATCATCGATGCTCGCGACCTCAGCGAATTGAAGATCGCGCAGGAGCAGCTCCGCCAGGCGCAGAAGATGGAGGCGCTCGGCCAACTGACCGGCGGCATCGCGCACGACTTCAACAATTTGCTGACGGTCGTGGTCGGCGGCCTCGATATGATCAACCGGCGCGTCGAGGACGCAAAAACCGCTGCCTATGCGACCAATGCTCTCGCTGCCGCAGAACGCGGGGCGCGGCTCACCGGCCAGCTGCTCGCCTTCAGCCGCGCGCAAAAGCTTGAGGTGCGCCCGAGCAACATCGCACAGTTGATCGAGCAGGCCCGCCCCTTGTTGCGAAATGTTCTCGGCCCGGGGATCGAGAAGCGCTTCTTCATCGACGAAGACGTCTGCCCGGCCATGGCCGATCCGACCCAGCTAGAAGTGGCATTGCTCAACCTCGCGGTAAACGCGCGCGATGCGATGCCCGACGGGGGCTGCCTCTGCTTCGGGTTGCACAAGATAGAAATCGAAGAAGATCCGGAGGTCGAGCCCGGCGACTATCTCGAACTCTCGGTGCAGGATACCGGGTCGGGTATGGACGAGGACGTGCGCGCCCGCGTCTTCGAGCCCTTCTTCACGACCAAGGATGTCGGGAAAGGGACCGGGCTCGGGCTGTCGATGGTCTATGGCATGGCGCGCCAGTCGGGCGGAACCGCGCGGATCGAAAGTACGCCCGGCAAGGGCACCACCGTGACCTTGCTGCTACGGTGCGCCGAAGAAGATGTCCTAGCCGATGACAGCCGGCCTAATGACGCGATCGCCAAGGGTCGCCGCGACGATCGTTCCGTCCTCGTCGTGGACGACGACGACGCTGTTCGCACCTTCATGGTCGAGACCCTCAGGGACGAGGGGTTCGTGGTGCATGAAGCTGCCGACGGGCGCGATGCGCTCGAGTGGTTCGCGGAGGAGCATCCCGATCTCGTAGTGCTCGATTACATCATGCCGGGGCTGACCGGTGCCGAGGTCGCTCGCCAGATGCTCGAGGAGACGCCCGGTCAGCCCATTCTGTTCGTGTCCGGCTATAGCGAAACCGATGCCATTCGCGCGTCCGCACCCGATGCCAAGTTGTTGGCCAAGCCGTTCCGGGGCGACGCGCTCGTCGATGCGCTCAGGAATCTGGTGGAAGCGGACTAA
- a CDS encoding DUF1206 domain-containing protein has translation MSKATQLETWTRVGFFARGLIYILLGYVAISAAAPDSTSDLFKSVEDLPGGTIMLAIITLGAIGYGLWKILDAVQNLEGFDDDAKGKAKRFFYVVGGVGYFVLAYLAGKTLLGSGGSGQGTEQAAAASPDILLYLVGAGIGIAGLYQIKKGVTREFLNGLKDAPPLVEYWGMLGHVARGIVFIVSGWAVIQATGNSGAAKGLAGALASLKGMGTIFTILCIGLILFGLFSLVEAKYRTVPNEDLRPGH, from the coding sequence ATGTCGAAGGCCACACAACTCGAAACATGGACCCGCGTCGGCTTTTTCGCGCGCGGTCTGATTTACATCCTGCTGGGCTATGTCGCGATCAGTGCCGCGGCGCCCGACAGCACATCCGACCTGTTCAAGTCGGTCGAAGACCTGCCGGGCGGTACCATCATGCTCGCCATCATCACGTTGGGCGCGATCGGATATGGATTGTGGAAGATCCTCGATGCGGTCCAAAATCTCGAAGGCTTCGACGACGATGCCAAGGGCAAGGCCAAGCGCTTCTTCTACGTCGTCGGCGGTGTCGGCTATTTCGTGCTCGCCTACCTCGCGGGCAAGACGCTGCTGGGTTCGGGCGGATCGGGCCAGGGCACCGAACAGGCCGCCGCGGCCTCGCCCGACATCCTGCTCTATCTCGTGGGTGCCGGGATCGGAATTGCCGGACTCTACCAAATCAAGAAGGGCGTCACTCGTGAATTTCTAAACGGGCTCAAGGATGCACCGCCGCTGGTCGAATATTGGGGCATGCTGGGTCATGTCGCACGCGGGATCGTGTTCATTGTATCGGGCTGGGCGGTGATCCAAGCGACGGGCAATAGCGGCGCCGCCAAGGGCCTCGCGGGCGCGCTCGCAAGCCTGAAAGGCATGGGCACGATCTTTACCATCCTGTGCATCGGCCTGATCCTGTTCGGGCTGTTCAGCCTGGTCGAAGCGAAATATCGCACCGTGCCCAACGAAGATCTGCGCCCGGGCCACTAG
- a CDS encoding putative bifunctional diguanylate cyclase/phosphodiesterase, with protein sequence MYQAPDRYKRMISARTPDGADVGVASAKEDKGSSPLKDGQLISRAQLAPFFAIANIVAALLVPVVLHSKIDSFLLLGWIGTVAAVNIGAMMLARKQAITNIGRSGKPVPPWALMGEVVIRAAVWLSLPIYVFEGLSGGEQIVLASVVAGLGIGGLGLVIIPRAATVWLTAFTVSLSYCLLMLGKQVPFEFLLTTAFTLAVVIFGVTTLSKWSFGQLKTNADVGSASESAGLLLQEYEKRGVGWLWQTDDEHRVTYLSSRMAALLGRPTSGILGHTLPSLLSASKELNATLEAAQQFNNLELEVDCGERGKRWVSMAGDPIIDPAGRFVGFRGVGSDITDVRNTQERLTHLANMDVLSGLPNRGRVRQLLGEALREATTSNVPCAIMFLDLDGFKPVNDTFGHPKGDAVLQAVAKRLVQEVGDGGHVGRMGGDEFAIIVNDGQSRRNVEALADRIIRSIAEPYMIDQIEIRIGVSIGCAFGPIDGATVDDLILKADLALYEAKGAGRGVAKYFSSELQSEQEDKVRLENDLRAAIASKQFHLMYQPLVAAKDQRLVGFEALIRWEHPERGFVPPPVFIAMAEEMGLMMELGQWVIEEACRTLAHWPEPITVAVNVSPKQIVMPALPNLVSQALARHKVPGNRLELEVTEGVFLGDNSATLDTMKRLRQLGIGIALDDFGTGYSSIGYLNKAVFHKLKIDGSFVREASTREENVAIIKSIVQLAKSFRMNVTAEGVETAEDFERMRDLGVDTIQGYLFGRPLSYERATNMVASFAARKRA encoded by the coding sequence ATGTATCAGGCACCTGACCGTTACAAGCGCATGATTTCGGCACGCACCCCCGACGGTGCGGATGTCGGCGTTGCCAGCGCGAAAGAGGATAAAGGCAGCTCGCCCCTCAAGGACGGGCAGCTGATCTCGCGCGCCCAGCTCGCCCCCTTCTTCGCCATCGCCAACATCGTCGCCGCCCTGCTCGTGCCGGTCGTGCTGCACAGCAAGATCGACAGCTTCCTCCTGCTCGGCTGGATCGGCACCGTCGCCGCCGTAAATATCGGCGCGATGATGCTGGCCCGCAAGCAGGCGATCACCAATATCGGTCGCTCGGGCAAGCCCGTGCCCCCCTGGGCGCTGATGGGCGAAGTCGTCATCCGCGCGGCCGTCTGGCTTTCGCTCCCGATTTATGTCTTCGAGGGGCTGTCGGGCGGCGAGCAGATCGTGCTCGCCTCGGTCGTTGCCGGGCTCGGCATTGGCGGGCTCGGCCTCGTCATCATCCCGCGCGCAGCGACCGTCTGGCTGACCGCCTTCACCGTCTCGCTCAGCTATTGCCTGCTGATGCTCGGCAAGCAGGTGCCGTTCGAATTCCTGCTCACAACCGCATTCACGCTCGCGGTCGTCATCTTCGGGGTCACCACCCTGTCGAAATGGTCGTTCGGCCAGCTCAAGACCAACGCCGACGTCGGCTCGGCCAGCGAGAGCGCCGGCCTGCTGCTCCAGGAATATGAAAAGCGCGGCGTGGGTTGGCTGTGGCAGACCGACGACGAGCATCGCGTCACCTATCTCTCCAGCCGTATGGCCGCCCTGCTCGGTCGCCCGACCAGTGGCATCCTCGGCCATACCCTTCCCTCGCTCCTGTCGGCGTCGAAGGAATTGAACGCGACGCTGGAGGCCGCGCAGCAGTTCAACAATCTCGAACTCGAAGTCGATTGCGGCGAGCGCGGCAAGCGCTGGGTATCGATGGCGGGCGACCCGATCATCGATCCCGCCGGACGCTTCGTCGGTTTCCGCGGCGTGGGCTCGGATATCACCGACGTGCGCAACACGCAGGAGCGCCTGACCCACCTCGCCAACATGGACGTGCTTTCGGGCCTGCCCAATCGTGGCCGCGTCCGCCAGTTGCTCGGCGAGGCGCTGCGCGAGGCGACGACTTCGAACGTGCCCTGCGCGATCATGTTTCTCGACCTCGACGGCTTCAAGCCGGTCAACGATACGTTCGGCCACCCCAAGGGCGATGCCGTGCTCCAAGCGGTGGCCAAGCGCCTCGTCCAGGAAGTCGGCGATGGCGGCCATGTCGGTCGCATGGGCGGCGACGAATTCGCAATCATCGTCAATGACGGCCAGTCGCGCCGCAATGTCGAGGCGCTCGCCGACCGCATCATCCGCTCGATCGCCGAGCCTTACATGATCGACCAGATCGAGATCCGCATCGGCGTCTCGATCGGCTGCGCCTTCGGGCCCATCGACGGCGCGACCGTCGACGACCTCATCCTCAAGGCCGACCTTGCGCTCTACGAAGCCAAGGGTGCGGGCCGCGGGGTCGCCAAATATTTCTCGAGCGAGCTGCAGAGCGAGCAGGAGGACAAGGTCCGCCTCGAAAACGACCTGCGCGCCGCGATCGCCAGCAAGCAGTTCCACCTGATGTACCAGCCGCTCGTCGCGGCAAAGGATCAGCGCCTCGTCGGTTTCGAAGCGCTGATCCGTTGGGAGCATCCCGAGCGCGGCTTCGTACCCCCGCCCGTCTTCATCGCCATGGCCGAGGAAATGGGCCTGATGATGGAACTGGGCCAGTGGGTCATCGAGGAAGCCTGCCGCACGCTCGCGCACTGGCCCGAACCGATCACGGTTGCGGTTAATGTCAGCCCCAAGCAGATTGTCATGCCTGCCCTGCCCAACCTCGTCAGCCAGGCGCTGGCGCGTCACAAGGTGCCGGGCAACCGCCTCGAACTCGAAGTGACCGAAGGCGTGTTCCTGGGCGACAACAGTGCCACGCTCGACACGATGAAGCGCCTGCGCCAGCTCGGCATCGGCATCGCGCTCGACGATTTCGGCACCGGCTACAGCTCGATCGGCTATCTCAACAAGGCGGTTTTCCACAAGCTGAAGATCGACGGCAGCTTCGTTCGCGAGGCCAGCACGCGCGAAGAGAATGTCGCGATCATCAAGTCGATCGTGCAGCTGGCGAAGTCGTTCCGCATGAACGTGACTGCCGAAGGCGTCGAGACTGCCGAGGATTTCGAGCGCATGCGCGATCTGGGCGTCGACACCATCCAGGGCTATCTCTTCGGCCGGCCGCTCAGCTACGAACGCGCGACCAACATGGTCGCCAGCTTTGCCGCCCGCAAGCGCGCCTGA